Within the Paenibacillus sp. AN1007 genome, the region ATCCTTTGATGCGCAATTCCATCTGTATGCCGATGTACTCTTCGATGTTTACTTTGAGGTTCATTGGGCTGATCCGGTCCAGATTCTACATGACCTGTTCCTTCATACAGACGCAAAAGGTACAGCATACCCTGAATACACAGCATCCAGCATACTGAACGGACCACCGAGCCATAAGCATCATATTCCGCAAAACTCTCCAGCATAATCAGGTACACTAACGTTCCGACCCCAAACAGAGAGATGCTGCGGCGAAGCATCACCAGATACTGCACCGAAGCAAGCAGCATACTCCAGCCGCACAGCATGAACAACCCTCTGGTTTCTCTGCTCATCACACGAAAGTGCCCTTTGTCGATCCATTCCCCCAGATCAGCATTAAGCAGTGAGGGATAGGATACACCCCACTCGATTGGATGACCGGCTCCGTACATCATACATAATGCAGCATATATAATAGGCACGCGCAGTACGATACTGGCAGCCCAGCCTGTTCGAATCATTCCAGCGGATAAGAGAACGGCCGAATAACACGCCATAACCGCAGCAAAGCGCTCACTGCCCGTTTGACCGGCAGCAGTCACAGGATATATCCATTCCATACACAATACGAGCAGCCCTGCTGTGATCAACCATAGATAAAGCGAAGGCGCAGTTAATGGGCCATCAACCGATAACGGCGGCACCTCTCTTGAACTGCGATTCTTAACCGCCTGATCAGGTGAAACAGAAAATGCCGTGCGAAGCTTTGTTTTACGCTCCCACATCGACAATCCCCGCCTTCCCGCCAAACGAACCCCCGTTTGCAGCAGCCTCCTGACAGACTACCCGTATCCCTTTCGATATAAGGCGCCCCGTCCACTCTTCCGTACGCTTGGTATTTACGGACGGGATGGACGCCGCAGGTGCTCCAGCAGCTGCATTCCCGCCTGCAGCCTTCCGTACCTGATCCAGTGTTTTATCCTGCTTTCCTTCCAGTCGATGCTGCTTTTCTTCAAATGGACCAACGTGAGAATCAGCTGAGGAATATCCGCTGTTCTCTGTATATCCGCCTATTGCTGCAGGAGCATTGGCTAAATGCACAACTGCCTGAAAGTCCAAGGCAGCCGCATACTCAAGCCAGACCACAAGGCGTTCATCCAGCTGTCCCGTAAATACGAGGATACTTGAACCGTAAGGAAGCTGTTCCAGCCTGCTAACATCCAGCTGGACTTCAGACGGTACGATCTCCTTACGTAAACGAGCGTAAGCCAGCCGTTTCAACGCATAGGCTAATCTTTCCTCTGAATCAATATCGGTCCCCTGCACCTCTCCAGCAGCGCCGCTTCGATTTATCTGTACTTCATGCCGTGACACAGCTCCCAAAGGCATGTCCGCTTTACCGGCCAGCTCTTCCCCGCTCAGCCAGAGCTGACAGGGCATCTGTGCATCTGCCGCTTCCCGAACCCAATCAGCAGCGCCAATCACTGCTCGTTCAAACGCTTCATGCGTCTGATCTTCAGCACCATGCTTCTCGTAACCGGAATGTTCCTCGTATACTACAACCGCCAGCGAGGTACGCTGCGGCATTTCAGGAATCAATGTGTGGAGCTTTCCGGTTCGGGCCGTGCTTTTCCAATGAATCTGATTAAAAGAATCTCCCAGCTGATATTCACGAATCTCCGTTCCGGGAGCACCCTCTACATGTCGATGCAAGCCCATACCTTCCCCGCTGTTCGTACACGCTTCCGGCCAAATGGACGACCCGGCATGTCCGGCGGAGGCTGGTACCACCACAATCGGCTGCTCACCTTCAAGCACGGTGTACGCCTTGTTCCATCCAAAAACATCTCCCCAGTACGCTCGCCCCTGCTCCCACGCATGCACTCCCCGGGCAAGACCAGTTATCTCATATTGATAAGACCACTGCCTCTTCATACCCGGAAAAAATAATTTACGATGTACACCTGCAGGGGTGTTGTCGCAGACTACAAGCCACAGCAGCGGAAGCACACAGCGAATCTCCAGCTGCACATGAACACGTATTCGTTCTCCTGCCGCAATCTGATCTTTTCGGATATGTCTGCGTATATGAATGTGACGAGGACCGAAGATTTGAAGCAGTATTCCATAACTCAAGATCAGCATGGAGACAGCCGCCAGAAACAACGCTGATTTTCCGCC harbors:
- a CDS encoding DUF58 domain-containing protein, with amino-acid sequence MRGFRGNWPQVMAAVLLASLYFWHGGKSALFLAAVSMLILSYGILLQIFGPRHIHIRRHIRKDQIAAGERIRVHVQLEIRCVLPLLWLVVCDNTPAGVHRKLFFPGMKRQWSYQYEITGLARGVHAWEQGRAYWGDVFGWNKAYTVLEGEQPIVVVPASAGHAGSSIWPEACTNSGEGMGLHRHVEGAPGTEIREYQLGDSFNQIHWKSTARTGKLHTLIPEMPQRTSLAVVVYEEHSGYEKHGAEDQTHEAFERAVIGAADWVREAADAQMPCQLWLSGEELAGKADMPLGAVSRHEVQINRSGAAGEVQGTDIDSEERLAYALKRLAYARLRKEIVPSEVQLDVSRLEQLPYGSSILVFTGQLDERLVVWLEYAAALDFQAVVHLANAPAAIGGYTENSGYSSADSHVGPFEEKQHRLEGKQDKTLDQVRKAAGGNAAAGAPAASIPSVNTKRTEEWTGRLISKGIRVVCQEAAANGGSFGGKAGIVDVGA